The Leptospira bouyouniensis genome contains a region encoding:
- the hisF gene encoding imidazole glycerol phosphate synthase subunit HisF: MDELTKRVIPCLDIKGGRVVKGVQFVNLIDAGDPVSCAVAYEENKADELCFLDITASSDKRDILLHLVEEVANKLFIPFTVGGGIRTIDDVKAVLNKGADKVSINTSAFQNPKLLKDASEIYGSQCIVCAIDVKFHPERKRYEVYLNGGRAETGRDALDWGREAHQMGAGEILLTSMDKDGTKDGFDINLMKSFTSNLTIPIIASGGAGNPEHMAEVILRGGADAVLAASIFHFGEFSIQETKQTMKEMGIKVRL; this comes from the coding sequence ATGGATGAACTTACCAAAAGAGTCATTCCTTGTTTGGACATCAAAGGAGGAAGAGTCGTAAAGGGTGTTCAATTTGTCAATTTAATCGATGCAGGGGATCCTGTATCCTGTGCAGTTGCATACGAAGAAAACAAAGCCGATGAACTTTGTTTTTTAGATATCACTGCTTCTTCTGACAAACGAGATATTCTTTTGCATTTAGTGGAAGAAGTTGCCAATAAACTTTTTATTCCATTTACAGTTGGTGGAGGAATCCGAACCATCGATGATGTGAAAGCTGTCCTAAACAAAGGAGCTGACAAAGTATCTATTAACACAAGTGCATTTCAAAATCCAAAATTGTTAAAAGATGCAAGTGAAATATATGGTTCACAATGCATCGTCTGTGCAATTGATGTTAAGTTTCATCCAGAAAGAAAACGATATGAAGTGTATTTAAATGGTGGCAGGGCAGAAACTGGTAGAGACGCTTTGGATTGGGGTAGAGAAGCACATCAAATGGGTGCAGGTGAAATTTTACTCACATCGATGGACAAGGATGGAACAAAAGATGGATTTGATATCAATCTTATGAAATCATTTACCTCAAATTTAACAATCCCAATCATTGCCTCTGGTGGAGCAGGAAATCCTGAACATATGGCTGAAGTGATATTAAGAGGGGGGGCGGATGCAGTCCTTGCAGCTTCTATTTTTCATTTCGGAGAATTCTCGATCCAAGAAACGAAACAAACGATGAAAGAGATGGGGATCAAAGTTAGATTATGA
- the gatA gene encoding Asp-tRNA(Asn)/Glu-tRNA(Gln) amidotransferase subunit GatA, whose amino-acid sequence MKELIYLTYSEIKNKLNDGSLSSEDLVTAYLQRINSVDSKLKAFLEINQEKILKQAKESDVRRKSGKLLSEFDGIPIGIKDNICITGEITSCSSKILENFVSPYDATVITKLKEKGFVLFPRLNMDEFAMGSSTENSAFQTSKNPFDSERIPGGSSGGSAAAVAASMLPVSLGSDTGGSIRQPASLCGIWGLKPTYGRVSRFGLIAYASSLDQIGPFSNDMQGIIDLMEILSGIDSKDQTTAKVEHFESKSVSDIDWKGKKIGIMKTEDFNFSPDVNVRYLEILKSLEAKGAQLVPLDFSLLKYAIPVYYLIATAECSSNLSRFDGIRYGLRKETSGKLDDLYSESRSAGFGKEVKRRILLGTFSLSSGYYDAYYGKAQKARVLIRKQYAEFFKSVDVILQPTSPTTAFKVGEKTKDPIQMYQADILTTSVNLAGVPAISCPAGVDQNGLPIGIQLTTSHFDESKLLGFAKSLSNLDLCKVSLPKEIK is encoded by the coding sequence ATGAAAGAATTGATTTATTTAACTTATTCTGAAATTAAAAACAAATTGAATGATGGATCTTTATCTTCCGAAGATTTAGTAACTGCTTACTTACAAAGGATAAATTCAGTAGATTCAAAACTAAAAGCATTTTTGGAAATAAACCAAGAAAAAATTTTGAAACAAGCAAAAGAAAGTGATGTCCGTAGGAAAAGTGGAAAACTTCTTTCGGAGTTTGATGGAATTCCGATTGGAATTAAAGACAATATTTGTATCACAGGTGAAATCACATCTTGTTCATCCAAAATTTTAGAAAACTTTGTATCTCCATATGATGCAACCGTCATAACCAAATTAAAAGAAAAAGGTTTTGTACTTTTTCCTCGTCTGAATATGGACGAATTTGCAATGGGATCATCAACAGAAAACAGCGCATTCCAAACATCAAAAAATCCGTTTGATTCAGAACGAATTCCTGGTGGATCTAGCGGTGGTTCGGCGGCGGCAGTTGCTGCATCCATGTTGCCAGTTTCTCTTGGTTCCGATACAGGAGGATCCATTCGCCAACCAGCTTCTCTCTGTGGGATATGGGGTTTAAAACCTACTTATGGAAGAGTTTCACGTTTTGGATTAATTGCATATGCTTCAAGTTTAGACCAAATTGGTCCATTCTCAAATGATATGCAAGGCATAATCGATCTGATGGAAATATTATCAGGTATTGATTCCAAAGACCAAACAACTGCTAAGGTAGAACATTTCGAATCAAAATCAGTCTCTGATATCGATTGGAAAGGTAAAAAAATTGGGATCATGAAAACCGAAGATTTTAATTTTTCGCCTGATGTAAATGTTAGGTATCTAGAAATTTTAAAATCGTTGGAAGCAAAAGGGGCCCAACTTGTACCTTTAGACTTTTCATTATTGAAGTATGCAATTCCTGTTTATTATCTCATTGCAACTGCAGAATGTTCATCAAACCTAAGTCGTTTTGATGGGATTCGTTATGGTTTAAGAAAAGAAACATCTGGCAAATTAGATGATTTATATTCTGAATCAAGAAGTGCTGGTTTTGGAAAAGAAGTAAAAAGAAGGATCTTACTTGGAACCTTCTCTCTAAGTTCTGGGTATTATGATGCTTATTATGGGAAAGCACAAAAAGCTAGAGTGCTAATCAGAAAACAATACGCAGAATTTTTCAAATCTGTTGATGTAATTTTACAACCTACATCACCAACCACTGCATTCAAAGTGGGAGAAAAAACAAAAGATCCAATCCAAATGTACCAGGCGGATATTTTAACAACTTCTGTTAATTTAGCTGGAGTCCCTGCGATTAGTTGTCCTGCAGGTGTAGACCAAAATGGTCTGCCGATTGGTATTCAATTGACTACATCTCATTTTGATGAAAGCAAATTACTTGGATTTGCAAAATCCTTATCAAATTTAGATCTTTGCAAAGTATCCTTACCAAAAGAGATAAAATAA
- the gatC gene encoding Asp-tRNA(Asn)/Glu-tRNA(Gln) amidotransferase subunit GatC, with the protein MDEKELKNIANLAKLNIEENEISGMLSDFSRIVQYVDEIKNLDTSKVGDDEIYEQIFYELRKDLSENSLKREDLAKIAPSYENGYVVVPKVIET; encoded by the coding sequence ATGGATGAAAAAGAATTAAAAAACATTGCAAATTTAGCAAAATTGAACATCGAAGAAAATGAAATATCAGGTATGTTAAGTGACTTTTCTAGAATTGTCCAATATGTAGATGAAATTAAAAACTTAGATACATCAAAAGTAGGCGATGATGAAATTTACGAACAAATTTTTTATGAACTCCGCAAGGATTTAAGTGAAAACTCTTTAAAACGTGAAGACCTAGCAAAAATTGCACCTTCATATGAAAATGGTTATGTGGTAGTTCCCAAGGTAATTGAAACATGA
- a CDS encoding undecaprenyl-phosphate glucose phosphotransferase yields MLKERSQSFKLLFLVTDFFIGLASFLTAYIVRYYLSPDSSFQIQTIDPFNYLILGIVLGFSQVVSFLSIDLYHPRRGLSFSDELFAIISGVVLNLLVVLSLLFFFRGESFSRLVIGYFAISTVILTTFSHFLLRTLMQYLRSKGYNLKSVLIIGTGKSAINFSKTLQKHSIYGYTVKGFVSGKKNLSPKLIQTVTTTPKLENYVENNDIDLIVYALSHDEGDSLKEVIDIADFHGIDLKVIPSYEEIVTAKGRVEVLDGIPIISIRNIPLRLGYNLVLKRIFDIIFSLFFILLFSPFYIIIALLVKFTSNGPVFYKQERVGLDNKVFGMIKFRSMVVQAKEKSDTLWTTKDDPRVTAVGAILRKLSLDETPQFFNVLLGDMSVVGPRPERPFYVEKFRNEHHQYMRRHAAKAGITGWAQVQGFRGDTSIEKRIEADIFYIENWSLLLDIKIILLTPLKAIIDRNAY; encoded by the coding sequence ATGTTAAAAGAACGTAGTCAATCCTTCAAATTATTATTCCTTGTGACTGATTTTTTTATTGGTTTAGCCAGTTTTTTAACAGCTTATATCGTACGTTATTATTTATCACCTGATTCAAGTTTTCAAATCCAAACCATTGATCCTTTCAATTATTTAATTCTTGGAATTGTACTTGGATTCTCTCAAGTTGTCTCTTTTTTATCGATTGATTTATACCATCCAAGACGAGGGCTCTCTTTTTCCGATGAACTGTTTGCCATTATATCTGGTGTAGTTTTAAATTTATTAGTTGTATTATCATTACTCTTTTTCTTTCGAGGCGAAAGTTTTTCGAGGCTTGTCATCGGATATTTTGCGATCAGCACTGTTATTTTAACAACTTTTTCCCATTTTTTACTACGAACATTAATGCAATACCTTAGGAGCAAAGGTTATAATCTAAAATCAGTTCTCATCATTGGAACTGGTAAATCTGCTATTAATTTTTCGAAAACTTTGCAAAAACATTCCATTTATGGATATACAGTCAAAGGATTTGTTTCCGGCAAAAAAAACTTATCCCCCAAATTGATCCAAACAGTCACGACAACTCCAAAACTTGAAAATTACGTCGAAAACAATGATATTGATCTGATCGTCTATGCATTGTCACACGATGAAGGCGATTCACTCAAGGAAGTAATTGATATTGCAGATTTTCACGGAATTGATTTGAAGGTGATTCCAAGTTATGAAGAAATTGTTACAGCAAAAGGAAGAGTCGAAGTATTGGATGGAATTCCAATTATTTCCATTCGGAATATCCCTCTCAGACTAGGATACAATCTCGTATTAAAAAGAATCTTCGATATAATTTTCTCATTATTTTTCATTTTACTCTTCAGTCCGTTTTATATCATCATTGCATTACTCGTTAAATTTACTAGTAATGGCCCTGTATTTTATAAACAAGAACGAGTAGGTTTGGATAATAAGGTATTTGGGATGATCAAATTTCGTTCCATGGTAGTCCAGGCCAAGGAAAAATCTGATACCTTGTGGACTACGAAGGATGACCCAAGAGTTACTGCTGTTGGTGCTATCTTACGGAAATTATCCCTCGATGAAACTCCTCAGTTTTTTAATGTTTTACTAGGAGATATGTCTGTTGTCGGACCAAGACCTGAAAGGCCATTCTATGTTGAAAAATTTCGAAATGAACACCACCAATATATGAGAAGGCATGCAGCAAAAGCAGGAATCACTGGGTGGGCGCAGGTACAAGGATTTCGAGGTGATACTTCCATTGAAAAACGAATCGAAGCTGATATTTTCTACATTGAGAATTGGTCATTATTACTCGATATTAAGATTATTTTATTAACTCCGCTAAAAGCGATTATTGATAGGAATGCCTACTGA
- a CDS encoding LPS-assembly protein LptD, which translates to MEILAQDTNGLKLLFPDQSIPTKNQQEEERKQTSAQIQRGLVRKSVDSMTDREVEDNLRNLGLNPSGTIYSKRERLREALVPEEEPPLTPESLLSSQPKKAPPIQIQNAAEGQLMNIDKTKGGVLVLRGKVRVKIKAGELIADSVSIDASRQEIYAEGGVEYKDGNAKVIGDRMIYDLKLNQGIVYNSKLSMFPSHFIGQKIKRLDEKRYLLEMGYFTACNAELPHESFQAKRIVIHDDRTVVAQWVSYKVGGTTLFMLPFLYNSESGNGVTTQFGKNNTQGWFWQNSYQWSDSYPNSLFLANGYKFRFDMYEKTGQAAQLEMWKVSPILNYNINLGYANYKNNAVTPVYEDRFKNGGFGNVAVTNNVDRGELFPNSGLPYRNTGVNYDPWWKADLRLNAKFNDFSKDYTRNFQLQYENYSNRLFDYEFGNRYQPSNSLQSLYTFRDVRYGLIRNLLNWNFNYTENRGDLSVGISMSRTLIYQIQANQYFAAQDTLPAVTIRNSSNVGNIPGTTSPIYWDMLFQTNINRIYGPPQQKVNPTTGIVDPRSQYQDYVLRSQTNVIGETGLRSPIAMGTYMSFTPSVYMGATKQTVEFPGTGSELNGPDRDVNKAYATLLKQQSYQYVRQSHTVRMGIPEIFLSTTYRRLDADKAEAKDPILGNLRQHEAEFALESYALNDWDISVRTIRDLRQFSSTYNPGLTNMQRWYYTVVRIGGFFDFVDGFSTRRPSLLERKRNFYSGIFINNDYVHHTPQNRSLSNNLTVSYKMGGFSWPIIRAFRSLEIGSTWYHVYKDSFLDSYRFFFKTDVKVTRYTGVELELDSRVTEPWRLTALAQGQFYALNTSPELYTSQTGTNYDQTTIWEDLASGTGANGQTERQKTVFNINRFMMTFKMDLHNWEYRLGYSMNLRALPGGLALNNQLTFYDQSVYLSVNLTNFSFGDSASAQATRVRLYRFRKRPLDGTSTDLTE; encoded by the coding sequence ATGGAAATTCTGGCACAGGATACCAATGGCTTAAAATTACTATTCCCAGACCAATCGATCCCTACAAAAAACCAACAAGAAGAAGAAAGAAAACAAACATCAGCACAAATACAGCGGGGACTCGTTCGTAAGTCTGTTGATTCAATGACAGATAGAGAAGTCGAAGACAACCTTCGTAATTTAGGTCTAAATCCTTCCGGTACAATCTATAGCAAACGGGAACGATTGCGTGAAGCACTTGTTCCAGAAGAAGAACCACCGTTAACACCTGAGTCTTTACTCAGTTCCCAACCCAAAAAAGCTCCTCCCATTCAAATTCAAAACGCAGCAGAAGGCCAGCTAATGAATATTGATAAAACAAAAGGAGGAGTCCTTGTTTTAAGAGGGAAGGTTCGCGTGAAAATCAAAGCTGGGGAATTGATTGCAGATTCCGTTTCGATTGATGCAAGCAGGCAAGAAATTTATGCAGAAGGTGGAGTCGAATACAAAGATGGAAATGCCAAGGTAATTGGAGATCGTATGATTTATGATCTTAAATTAAACCAAGGTATTGTTTATAATTCTAAATTGAGTATGTTCCCTTCACATTTTATTGGCCAAAAGATCAAACGTTTAGATGAGAAACGTTATCTCTTAGAAATGGGTTACTTCACTGCTTGTAATGCAGAACTACCTCATGAATCTTTCCAAGCTAAACGTATCGTGATTCATGATGACAGAACGGTTGTTGCACAATGGGTGTCGTATAAAGTTGGGGGTACAACACTTTTCATGTTACCCTTTCTATATAACTCAGAGTCAGGGAACGGGGTCACGACTCAATTTGGTAAAAACAATACACAAGGTTGGTTTTGGCAAAACTCATACCAATGGTCAGATTCCTATCCCAATAGTTTGTTTTTAGCAAATGGGTATAAGTTTCGTTTTGATATGTATGAAAAAACGGGACAAGCTGCTCAATTGGAGATGTGGAAAGTATCTCCAATTTTAAATTATAATATTAATTTAGGTTATGCAAATTATAAAAACAATGCGGTAACTCCTGTTTATGAAGATCGATTCAAAAATGGTGGATTTGGAAATGTAGCTGTTACCAATAATGTAGATCGCGGAGAATTGTTTCCTAATTCAGGACTCCCATATCGTAATACAGGAGTTAACTATGATCCTTGGTGGAAAGCGGATTTACGTTTAAATGCTAAATTTAATGATTTTTCAAAAGATTATACTCGGAATTTCCAATTACAATATGAAAATTATAGCAACAGATTGTTTGATTATGAATTTGGAAATCGATACCAACCATCAAATTCATTACAGTCTTTATATACTTTTCGTGATGTTCGATATGGTTTGATTAGAAACCTTCTTAATTGGAACTTTAACTATACTGAAAATCGAGGCGATTTGAGTGTTGGTATTTCTATGAGCCGAACTCTCATTTACCAAATTCAAGCAAATCAATACTTTGCGGCTCAAGACACTTTACCTGCAGTCACAATTCGTAACTCAAGTAATGTTGGTAACATTCCGGGAACGACAAGTCCAATCTATTGGGATATGTTATTCCAAACCAATATCAATCGAATTTATGGTCCACCTCAACAAAAAGTAAACCCAACCACAGGAATTGTTGATCCAAGAAGTCAATACCAAGACTACGTTTTACGATCACAAACCAATGTGATCGGGGAAACTGGACTTCGTTCTCCGATTGCTATGGGAACTTATATGTCGTTTACTCCATCAGTTTATATGGGTGCAACAAAACAAACCGTTGAATTTCCAGGAACAGGAAGTGAGTTAAATGGACCAGATCGTGATGTTAACAAGGCATATGCAACTTTACTCAAACAACAGTCTTACCAATATGTAAGACAATCGCATACCGTAAGAATGGGGATACCCGAAATATTTTTATCTACCACATACAGAAGGTTAGATGCAGATAAAGCAGAAGCAAAAGATCCAATTCTTGGAAATTTACGCCAACATGAAGCAGAGTTTGCATTGGAAAGTTATGCTTTAAATGATTGGGATATTTCAGTAAGAACTATTCGTGATTTAAGACAATTTTCTTCGACATATAATCCAGGTCTAACAAATATGCAACGTTGGTATTATACCGTTGTACGCATTGGAGGTTTCTTTGATTTCGTAGATGGTTTTTCAACTAGAAGACCAAGTTTATTGGAAAGGAAAAGAAATTTTTATTCAGGTATTTTCATTAATAATGATTACGTGCACCATACACCTCAGAATCGTTCTTTATCCAATAATTTAACAGTATCTTATAAAATGGGTGGGTTCTCTTGGCCTATCATTCGTGCATTTCGTAGTTTAGAAATAGGTTCTACTTGGTATCACGTTTATAAAGATAGTTTTTTAGATAGTTATCGATTCTTTTTTAAAACAGACGTAAAAGTAACAAGATATACTGGCGTCGAACTAGAATTAGATTCAAGAGTAACTGAACCTTGGCGTTTAACTGCACTTGCTCAAGGTCAATTTTATGCATTGAATACAAGTCCAGAACTTTATACTTCTCAAACAGGGACAAATTATGACCAAACTACCATTTGGGAAGACTTAGCGTCAGGAACGGGAGCAAATGGTCAAACGGAAAGACAAAAAACAGTCTTCAATATAAATCGATTCATGATGACATTCAAAATGGACCTTCATAACTGGGAATATCGTCTCGGATACAGTATGAATCTTCGTGCATTACCAGGTGGACTTGCACTCAATAATCAATTAACTTTCTATGACCAATCCGTATATTTATCAGTGAATTTAACAAATTTCAGCTTTGGAGATTCCGCTTCGGCGCAAGCAACGAGAGTAAGATTATATCGATTCAGAAAACGCCCATTAGATGGAACATCGACAGACCTAACAGAGTAA
- a CDS encoding response regulator, translated as MTSIVGNEKETDVKKILVVEDERIIAINICSTLKQYGYNAIYVSEANDAIDQIESEHFDLVLMDIMLNGPMDGIEIAGRIKRTKEIPVIYLTAYSDEATINRAKTTEPFGYLIKPFNSRDLYISVEMAIYKSQVQKHIRVVESRLAENQKWETIALVASGISHEINNPLTSILNLADLIALEAKKTANQTLKEKAVKITEESERIAKIVKNLVSYSQSTSSQWTYSNLVSILNDTRSFLHQYFLKEGIQCELEMGDVPHVYCQPQKIKQVLLNLIQDARLRVNTREDSIGRKISVNLSVDERDGNEFVQIRIQDNGGEDLMMGISQMNSLDVTRSIIAEHKGSLLRDETNSSWVFTLPIVKPV; from the coding sequence ATGACATCAATTGTGGGAAATGAAAAAGAAACAGATGTAAAAAAAATCCTCGTTGTAGAAGACGAGAGGATCATTGCGATTAATATTTGTTCTACATTGAAACAATATGGATACAATGCCATTTATGTTTCTGAAGCAAATGATGCCATTGACCAAATAGAGTCCGAACACTTTGATTTGGTGCTTATGGATATCATGTTAAATGGTCCTATGGATGGAATTGAGATTGCTGGTAGAATCAAACGAACAAAAGAAATTCCAGTCATTTACCTCACAGCTTATTCGGATGAAGCCACGATCAATCGAGCAAAAACCACGGAACCCTTTGGTTACCTCATCAAACCATTCAATAGTAGAGATCTTTATATCTCTGTGGAAATGGCAATTTATAAATCACAAGTACAAAAACATATCCGTGTAGTGGAAAGTCGTTTAGCAGAAAACCAAAAATGGGAAACCATCGCACTTGTTGCTTCAGGAATCTCACATGAAATCAATAATCCGCTCACATCCATTCTTAACCTCGCTGATCTTATTGCTTTAGAAGCAAAAAAAACTGCAAATCAAACCCTCAAAGAAAAAGCAGTCAAAATCACGGAAGAATCAGAAAGAATTGCAAAAATTGTTAAAAATTTAGTATCTTATTCTCAATCCACAAGTTCTCAGTGGACATACTCGAATCTAGTGAGTATCTTAAATGACACTCGCTCTTTTCTCCACCAATACTTTTTAAAAGAAGGGATCCAATGTGAATTGGAAATGGGAGATGTTCCTCATGTCTATTGCCAACCGCAAAAAATCAAACAAGTTTTACTCAACTTGATCCAAGATGCAAGGCTTCGTGTCAATACAAGAGAAGATTCAATTGGTAGAAAGATCTCTGTTAATCTGTCAGTGGATGAAAGGGATGGGAATGAATTTGTGCAAATCCGAATCCAAGACAATGGGGGAGAGGATTTGATGATGGGTATTTCTCAAATGAACTCATTGGATGTGACAAGGAGTATCATCGCCGAACACAAAGGTAGTTTGTTACGTGATGAAACCAATTCCTCTTGGGTGTTCACATTACCAATTGTCAAACCTGTATAA
- a CDS encoding ATP-dependent helicase, with protein sequence MNEAQKQVVLAPRGPVLVIAGAGTGKTKTLVHKLAHLVKNGTNPESILLLTFTRRAAKEMLGRASRILDNRMMSVRGGTFHSFCHLFLRKYANAIPIDSNFTILDEEDTIGFVGMARDQVVTNATKVRFPKKETLAEIFSTCFNLQVSLEKYLQKEYPMFLGITKEIQEIKTKFTDLKLKHNSLDFDDLLDFTRKLLMTDESIRDRMSSIYEYILVDEYQDTNRIQAHIACLLASKHQNILVVGDDAQCIYGFRGANVHNMLDFPKIFPSSTSIQLTENYRSVQPILNFANAVLENSTENYKKYLISPYKKKAQLPYLLQIESLEEEADWISNQILELYEEGIAFSEMAVLFRAGYSSHLLEVHLNAKKIPYKKYGGRKFFDLAHVKDILAYLKVIENHKDILSWNRILLLENQIGKKYSQVLYKKLESIFFHWREDSNFFLGLPEATKDSFTKLMECLDSLSPISQSTNQILEKVLSHYSSVLELNYDDADKRKQDLEALILLSKQESNLSDYLSNLILNPVDGKELGNHNDENDEFITLSTIHSAKGLEWRYVFTMQVVEGNLPHSRIRTTEELEEERRLFYVAITRAKDVLYLTNPSFNDKNRFTPVSRFVSDLPKDKELFQILEAKKQENSKENLNNKANPSSNDPFQNIQNYFLN encoded by the coding sequence TTGAATGAAGCCCAAAAGCAGGTGGTTTTAGCGCCACGTGGACCTGTTTTAGTGATCGCAGGTGCAGGAACAGGAAAAACGAAAACTTTAGTTCATAAACTTGCCCATTTGGTCAAAAATGGTACTAATCCTGAATCCATTCTTCTCCTGACTTTCACAAGGCGTGCTGCCAAAGAAATGTTAGGAAGGGCTTCTCGAATTTTAGACAATCGAATGATGTCTGTTCGAGGAGGAACGTTTCATTCATTTTGTCATTTGTTCCTGCGAAAATATGCAAATGCGATTCCAATAGATTCAAATTTTACAATATTAGATGAAGAAGATACCATTGGTTTTGTTGGTATGGCAAGAGACCAAGTGGTCACAAATGCCACTAAAGTTAGGTTTCCCAAAAAAGAAACACTTGCAGAGATTTTTTCAACTTGTTTTAACTTACAAGTTTCTCTCGAAAAATACTTACAAAAAGAATACCCAATGTTTCTAGGAATTACTAAAGAAATCCAAGAAATTAAAACAAAATTTACTGATCTCAAATTAAAACACAATTCTTTAGACTTCGATGATTTATTAGATTTTACGAGAAAGTTGTTAATGACTGACGAATCGATTCGAGACCGAATGTCATCAATTTATGAATACATATTGGTTGATGAATACCAAGATACAAATCGTATCCAGGCACATATAGCTTGTTTATTGGCAAGTAAACACCAAAACATACTGGTTGTGGGAGATGATGCACAGTGTATTTATGGGTTTAGGGGGGCAAATGTTCATAATATGTTGGATTTTCCCAAAATTTTTCCCAGTTCTACTTCCATTCAACTAACAGAAAACTATCGGAGTGTGCAACCGATTTTAAACTTTGCAAATGCAGTTCTAGAAAATAGCACTGAAAATTACAAAAAATATCTAATCTCACCTTACAAAAAAAAAGCACAATTACCTTATCTTTTACAAATAGAATCTTTGGAAGAGGAAGCAGATTGGATCAGTAACCAAATATTGGAATTGTATGAAGAAGGGATTGCCTTTTCTGAAATGGCTGTGCTTTTTCGTGCGGGTTATTCATCCCACCTACTCGAAGTACATTTGAATGCTAAGAAAATACCATATAAAAAATATGGAGGGAGGAAGTTTTTTGATTTAGCACATGTAAAAGATATCTTAGCTTATCTCAAAGTGATTGAAAATCATAAAGATATTCTGTCTTGGAATCGAATTTTATTATTAGAAAATCAAATAGGTAAAAAGTATTCACAAGTTTTATATAAAAAATTAGAATCAATTTTTTTCCATTGGAGAGAAGATTCCAATTTCTTTTTAGGATTACCTGAAGCGACAAAAGATTCTTTTACAAAGTTAATGGAATGTTTAGATTCCCTCTCACCAATATCTCAATCGACCAATCAAATATTAGAAAAAGTATTATCACATTATTCCTCCGTTCTGGAATTGAATTATGATGATGCGGACAAAAGAAAACAAGACCTAGAGGCTCTTATCCTATTGTCAAAACAAGAATCAAACTTATCTGATTATTTATCCAATTTGATTTTAAACCCGGTGGATGGAAAGGAATTAGGGAATCATAATGATGAAAACGATGAGTTTATCACTTTGTCAACAATCCATTCGGCAAAGGGATTGGAATGGAGGTATGTGTTTACGATGCAAGTTGTAGAAGGAAACCTACCCCACAGTAGGATTCGTACAACTGAAGAATTAGAAGAAGAAAGGCGATTGTTTTACGTTGCCATTACTCGAGCAAAGGATGTCTTATATTTAACCAATCCATCTTTTAACGACAAAAATAGATTTACTCCTGTTAGTCGGTTTGTTTCCGATTTACCCAAGGATAAAGAATTGTTTCAAATTTTAGAGGCAAAAAAACAGGAAAATTCCAAAGAAAATCTAAATAATAAGGCAAATCCCTCTTCAAACGATCCCTTCCAAAATATTCAAAACTACTTTTTGAATTGA
- a CDS encoding MORN repeat-containing protein: MKNHYFTIIFSSFSLLLFVTCASNDPKDTADSKNQDPKSNSRSANLEDPEKSGKKFGCIEGNCVNGVGKYVYENGDIYSGSFKNDLRDGTGSFVYADGEKFSGTYVEDKKQGPGEYNFKNGDKYVGEFQNGQINGKGTYSFKDGKSVSGDFTSDGQEGIGVLIDDGKSRNCKISGRKLLCE; the protein is encoded by the coding sequence ATGAAGAATCACTATTTTACCATTATTTTCAGTTCTTTTTCGTTATTATTATTTGTCACTTGTGCATCCAACGATCCAAAAGATACAGCCGATTCAAAAAACCAAGATCCAAAGTCAAATTCTAGAAGTGCGAATTTAGAAGACCCTGAGAAAAGTGGAAAAAAATTTGGTTGTATTGAAGGAAATTGTGTTAACGGTGTTGGCAAATATGTTTATGAAAATGGCGATATTTACTCAGGATCTTTTAAAAATGATTTAAGAGATGGAACTGGTAGTTTTGTTTACGCAGATGGCGAAAAGTTTAGCGGAACTTATGTGGAAGATAAAAAACAAGGCCCTGGTGAATATAATTTCAAAAACGGGGACAAGTATGTTGGTGAATTTCAAAATGGTCAAATCAACGGAAAAGGAACGTATAGTTTCAAAGATGGCAAATCCGTTTCAGGTGATTTTACCTCCGATGGCCAAGAAGGGATCGGAGTTCTCATTGATGATGGAAAATCAAGAAATTGTAAAATCTCTGGTAGAAAATTATTATGTGAATGA